One Glycine max cultivar Williams 82 chromosome 6, Glycine_max_v4.0, whole genome shotgun sequence DNA segment encodes these proteins:
- the LOC102669490 gene encoding F-box/kelch-repeat protein At3g23880: MKITLPEELIQVILLRLPLRNLLHLKRVCKSWLSLISDPQFAKSHFDLAAESTHKLLVRINNDPGSDVNFVNIEDGSAEPVYSLPNPKPNQIQKHECIPRVNVVGSCRGFLLLTTASYPFLYFLIWNPSTGLQKRFKKVWLKFSYICGIGYDSSTDDYVVVMITLPRSQTSCTTEAYCFSSRTNSWNCTMITVPSTTNYTFVQDQFKHGLFLNGALHWLACSDYNDCKIIAFDLIEKSLSDIPLPPELERSTYYLRAMGGCLCLCVKAFETALPTEMWMMNQYKVHSSWTKTFVFSSHEFLPICFTKNGDIVGQDRTAVMRLGDTGTDEGELPEHRTFKLGGGGWVDFRYSLLNYGVHRESLLSLPCDFEKLEK, encoded by the coding sequence ATGAAAATCACCCTCCCTGAAGAGTTGATTCAAGTTATTCTATTGAGGTTGCCGCTGAGAAATCTGTTGCACTTGAAACGTGTGTGTAAGTCATGGCTTTCCCTCATTTCCGATCCTCAGTTCGCTAAATCCCATTTTGACTTAGCCGCTGAATCCACCCACAAACTTCTTGTCAGGATCAACAATGATCCCGGTTCGGACGTTAATTTTGTCAACATAGAGGATGGTTCTGCGGAACCAGTCTATAGCCTTCCAAATCCAAAACCTAATCAAATTCAGAAACATGAATGCATTCCCAGGGTAAATGTTGTTGGTTCATGCAGAGGATTTCTACTCTTAACCACCGCATCCTATCCCTTCCTTTATTTCCTCATATGGAATCCATCAACCGGTCTGCAGAAACGGTTCAAAAAAGTGTGGTTGAAGTTTTCATATATATGCGGCATTGGATATGACTCATCAACTGATGACTACGTGGTTGTGATGATAACATTGCCGAGATCCCAAACCTCATGCACTACAGAGGCCTATTGTTTCTCCTCGAGGACCAATTCATGGAACTGCACTATGATCACCGTTCCATCTACTACTAATTACACATTTGTGCAAGATCAGTTTAAACATGGATTATTCTTGAATGGGGCTCTTCATTGGTTGGCTTGCTCCGACTACAATGATTGCAAAATTATTGcatttgatttgattgaaaAAAGCTTATCTGATATTCCGCTGCCACCTGAATTGGAAAGAAGCACCTATTATTTGAGGGCAATGGGAGGATGTCTGTGTCTCTGTGTTAAGGCTTTTGAGACCGCCCTGCCTACTGAAATGTGGATGATGAACCAATACAAAGTGCACTCATCTTGGACTAAGACGTTTGTTTTTTCTTCCCATGAATTTCTCCCAATATGTTTCACAAAAAATGGTGACATTGTGGGACAAGACCGTACAGCTGTAATGAGACTTGGAGACACCGGTACTGACGAAGGCGAGCTGCCTGAGCATCGCACATTTAAGCTGGGTGGTGGTGGGTGGGTAGATTTCAGATATAGTTTACTAAACTATGGCGTGCATAGAGAGAGTTTGTTATCACTTCCTTGTGACTTTGAGAAATTAGAAAAGTAA
- the LOC100803862 gene encoding uncharacterized protein isoform X1: protein MLEPPRPILNKPEPSAKTVTSSSRVVPARLLKFLLPRLVSTVMPSVTLLGLIFSLPRSLKILCPLLTTVMYALVHVFHVYCFFSSVNSLSDDTYWNFSCSQILFVFFFLFQVPHVNRTDYQLIDIAEDGFLSLLTENGNTKDDLKLPTDESLLTQIKDGFAEGKDLVVSVMSAMGEEQICALKDIGPKN from the exons ATGCTGGAGCCTCCAAGACCTATCCTCAACAAGCCGGAACCATCCGCAAAAACGGTTACATCGTCATCAAGGGTCGTCCCTGCAAg GTTGTTGAAGTTTCTACTTCCAAGACTGGTAAGCACGGTCATGCCAAGTGTCACTTTGTTGGGATTGATATTTTCACTGCCAAGAAGCTTGAAGATATTGTGCCCTCTTCTCACAACTGTGATGTATGCTCTTGTTCATGTTTTTCATGTCTATTGTTTCTTCAGTTCTGTCAATTCTTTATCTGATGACACTTATTGGAACTTTTCCTGTTctcaaattttgtttgttttttttttcttattccagGTTCCCCATGTGAATCGTACTGATTACCAGTTGATTGACATTGCTGAGGATGGATTT CTTAGCTTGCTTACTGAAAATGGGAACACCAAGGATGACCTGAAGCTTCCTACTGATGAGAGTTTGCTTACTCAG ATAAAGGATGGGTTTGCTGAGGGTAAGGACCTTGTTGTGTCAGTTATGTCTGCAATGGGTGAGGAGCAGATTTGTGCCCTGAAGGATATTGGGCCAAAGAACTAG
- the LOC100803862 gene encoding eukaryotic translation initiation factor 5A-2 isoform X2 produces MSDEEHHFESKADAGASKTYPQQAGTIRKNGYIVIKGRPCKVVEVSTSKTGKHGHAKCHFVGIDIFTAKKLEDIVPSSHNCDVPHVNRTDYQLIDIAEDGFLSLLTENGNTKDDLKLPTDESLLTQIKDGFAEGKDLVVSVMSAMGEEQICALKDIGPKN; encoded by the exons ATGTCGGACGAAGAACACCATTTCGAATCCAAGGCCGATGCTGGAGCCTCCAAGACCTATCCTCAACAAGCCGGAACCATCCGCAAAAACGGTTACATCGTCATCAAGGGTCGTCCCTGCAAg GTTGTTGAAGTTTCTACTTCCAAGACTGGTAAGCACGGTCATGCCAAGTGTCACTTTGTTGGGATTGATATTTTCACTGCCAAGAAGCTTGAAGATATTGTGCCCTCTTCTCACAACTGTGAT GTTCCCCATGTGAATCGTACTGATTACCAGTTGATTGACATTGCTGAGGATGGATTT CTTAGCTTGCTTACTGAAAATGGGAACACCAAGGATGACCTGAAGCTTCCTACTGATGAGAGTTTGCTTACTCAG ATAAAGGATGGGTTTGCTGAGGGTAAGGACCTTGTTGTGTCAGTTATGTCTGCAATGGGTGAGGAGCAGATTTGTGCCCTGAAGGATATTGGGCCAAAGAACTAG